Within Xanthomonas theicola, the genomic segment GGGAATCGGGAATCGGACATCGGGAATGGAGAAAGCCGACTGCGTCTGTGCATCCGGCCGGGAGTGCATGCCTTGACGATTCCCGATTCCCCGCTCCCGATTCCCGAAGAAGAACGCGCGATCTCGGTGCGCGGCCTGCTCAATCGCTTCGGCACCCAGACCGTGCACGAAGACCTGGACCTGGACGTGCGCCGCGGCGAGATCCTCGGCGTGGTCGGCGGCTCGGGCACCGGCAAGTCGGTGCTGATGCGCAGCATCCTCGGCCTGCGCGATCCCGACGCCGGCCGCATCCGCGTGCTCGGCGTGGACACCGACTCCAAGCGCCGCGAAGACCGCCTGCACGTGGAGCGCAATACCGGGGTGCTGTTCCAGGACGGCGCGCTGTTCTCCTCGCTGAGCGTGGGCGAGAACGTGCAGGTGCCGCTGAAGGAGCACTTCGGCGAACTGCCCGACAGCTGGCATTACGAACTGGCGCTGCTGAAGGTGAAGCTGGCCGGACTGCCGGCCGATGCGATCAACAAACTGCCCTCGCAGCTGTCCGGCGGCATGCGCAAGCGCGCCGGGCTGGCGCGCGCGCTGGCGCTGGATCCGCCGCTGCTGTTCCTGGACGAACCCACCGCGGGGCTGGACCCGATCGGCGCGGCCGCCTTCGACCGCCTGATCCGCACTCTGCAGGAAGCGCTGGGGCTGACCGTGTTCCTCATCACCCACGATCTGGACACCTTGTACGCTATCTGCGACCGCGTAGCGGTGCTGGCCGACCGCAAGGTCATCGCCGCCGCCCCGCTGGCCGAAATCGAGCAAGTCGACCATCCATGGATCCAGGAGTATTTCCACGGCCCGCGCGCGCGCGCGGCCCGCGGCGCCAAAACCGCCTGGACCGAGAACGCCTGAGCAATGGAAACCAAAGCCAACTACGTCCTGATCGGCGCCTTCACCATCGTGGCCGGGCTCGCCCTGCTGCTGTTCGGGCTGTGGGCGGCCAAGTATTCGTCCGACCGCACCTGGCAGGAATACCGGGTGGTGTTCCGCGAGGCGGTCACCGGCCTGTCGGTGGGCAGCCCGGTGCAATACAACGGCATCGCGGTCGGCTCGATCACCGAACTGACCCTGGCGCCGAACGACCCGCGCCAGGTGATGGCGCGGGTGCGGCTGAACTCGACCACGCCGATCAAGAGCGACACCCGCGCCAAGCTGGGCATCACCAGCCTGACCGGGCCGTCGATCATCCAGCTCTCCGGCGGCACTCCCGAAGCGCCGTCGCTGACCTCGATCGACAGCAGCGACGCGCCGATCATCCAGACCACGCCGTCGGCGCTGCAGAACATCACCGATACCGCCAACCGCATCGTCGAACGCCTGGACGAGGTGCTCAGCGATCGCAACGTGGCCAGCATCGCCGCCACGCTGCACAACCTGGAGACGATCAGCGGTTCGCTGGCCGACCGCGACCAGGGCATGCAGTCGCTGATCCTCAGCGCGCGCGATGCCGCGCGCAATCTCGACGTGACCTTGAAGACCACCAACGGCACCATCCAGCGCCTGGACCGGAACCTTGTGCAGCAGTTGCCGCCGATCCTGGACCAGCTGGAAACCACGCTGAGCAAGCTGGATTCGGCCGCCGGCAACGCCGACAAGATCCTGGGCGAGAACCGCGCCTCGATCAACAGCTTCGCCAACGACGGCCTGGG encodes:
- a CDS encoding ABC transporter ATP-binding protein, translating into MTIPDSPLPIPEEERAISVRGLLNRFGTQTVHEDLDLDVRRGEILGVVGGSGTGKSVLMRSILGLRDPDAGRIRVLGVDTDSKRREDRLHVERNTGVLFQDGALFSSLSVGENVQVPLKEHFGELPDSWHYELALLKVKLAGLPADAINKLPSQLSGGMRKRAGLARALALDPPLLFLDEPTAGLDPIGAAAFDRLIRTLQEALGLTVFLITHDLDTLYAICDRVAVLADRKVIAAAPLAEIEQVDHPWIQEYFHGPRARAARGAKTAWTENA
- a CDS encoding MlaD family protein, coding for METKANYVLIGAFTIVAGLALLLFGLWAAKYSSDRTWQEYRVVFREAVTGLSVGSPVQYNGIAVGSITELTLAPNDPRQVMARVRLNSTTPIKSDTRAKLGITSLTGPSIIQLSGGTPEAPSLTSIDSSDAPIIQTTPSALQNITDTANRIVERLDEVLSDRNVASIAATLHNLETISGSLADRDQGMQSLILSARDAARNLDVTLKTTNGTIQRLDRNLVQQLPPILDQLETTLSKLDSAAGNADKILGENRASINSFANDGLGQLGPTLTELRRLIRDLRRVSDRLDNNPARYLLGRDAPKEFEPK